One genomic region from Terriglobus aquaticus encodes:
- a CDS encoding MBG domain-containing protein gives MEYANTPDDAQVIAHFTYFNAGSAPVAYRPDGSSNYFQPLDITTQPLTYYPGFHPDAVLISVPFATAETWHLGTSESTVYARGAANFSGPITPTCPVRLIPAALQLTQPGTYTHRFLGQVESGPPADAASVLTEAAIPPGGAGVSISNLTYVAGDSSNPSHSLNPNSLYGDVTLTTAQAGTTYVKLQMHLNGAIVTKALLPVTILAPIAPALALTIVDHQFDDAPFTLAASSNSPGAITYNIVSGPAAVTGNVLTLTGAGPVTVAANQAASGSYAAASSAATFQVQKGPASISLSGLTEPYTGRAVNPNASTTPAGLTVAFNYAGSSSAPTQPGSYPFTASVVDANYQGSISAVLVISPPVTGTVQLVSQNTLRRAADGSLLLTVSLVNSGTGTAQNVTVTSLSVNGISGLVPVSFGSIPPKGGSASQTFVFPPPIGAAGTVVPEKITATYSGGTFVTTVRAILP, from the coding sequence GTGGAGTACGCCAACACGCCCGACGATGCACAGGTAATCGCACATTTTACCTACTTCAACGCTGGCAGTGCGCCTGTGGCGTACCGTCCCGACGGGTCCAGTAACTACTTCCAACCACTCGACATTACGACTCAACCATTGACCTACTATCCAGGCTTTCACCCGGATGCTGTTCTGATCTCCGTGCCATTCGCAACGGCAGAGACGTGGCATCTGGGCACCAGCGAATCGACCGTCTATGCCCGGGGAGCAGCGAACTTCTCTGGTCCTATAACGCCGACGTGTCCTGTCCGCCTGATCCCTGCAGCGCTGCAGCTGACGCAGCCAGGGACCTACACCCACCGGTTTCTGGGGCAAGTAGAATCCGGGCCGCCCGCCGACGCTGCGAGTGTGCTGACCGAAGCAGCGATTCCTCCGGGCGGTGCCGGCGTATCGATCTCAAACCTTACTTATGTCGCGGGTGATTCTTCCAACCCGTCCCATTCTCTGAATCCGAACTCTCTGTACGGAGACGTAACCCTGACCACGGCACAGGCAGGCACAACTTACGTCAAGCTCCAGATGCACCTGAACGGCGCAATCGTTACCAAGGCTCTGTTGCCGGTGACAATACTCGCACCGATCGCACCTGCTTTGGCGCTGACGATTGTCGATCACCAGTTCGACGACGCCCCATTTACGCTTGCCGCGTCGTCCAACTCACCCGGCGCGATCACGTACAACATCGTCTCCGGGCCAGCAGCCGTGACCGGCAACGTGCTCACGCTCACTGGCGCCGGTCCGGTAACGGTTGCTGCGAACCAGGCTGCATCCGGAAGCTACGCCGCCGCGTCCAGCGCGGCTACCTTCCAGGTTCAGAAAGGTCCTGCTTCCATCAGCCTGTCTGGGTTGACCGAGCCATACACAGGGCGTGCTGTGAACCCCAACGCGAGCACCACTCCGGCAGGACTTACGGTGGCTTTCAACTATGCTGGATCCTCTTCGGCTCCAACGCAGCCCGGTTCGTATCCATTCACCGCCAGCGTTGTGGATGCCAATTACCAAGGCTCCATCTCGGCAGTGCTGGTGATCAGTCCTCCCGTCACCGGTACCGTTCAACTGGTCAGCCAGAACACGCTGCGCAGGGCCGCTGACGGATCGCTGCTGTTGACTGTGAGCCTGGTAAATAGCGGGACCGGAACGGCACAGAATGTAACCGTTACATCCCTGTCGGTCAACGGGATCTCAGGCTTGGTTCCAGTGTCTTTCGGCTCCATTCCACCGAAGGGCGGCTCCGCTTCCCAAACCTTTGTCTTTCCACCGCCGATTGGTGCCGCAGGAACGGTGGTGCCGGAAAAGATTACAGCAACTTACAGTGGCGGCACCTTTGTGACGACCGTCCGCGCCATTCTGCCTTAG
- a CDS encoding alpha/beta fold hydrolase has translation MSVQKRNNVTVVGSGERTLMFAHGYGCDQSMWRHVVPAFSEYRVVLFDYVGSGNSDVSAFEQTRYSTLKGYAADVLEIIDELKLKKVNFVGHSVSSMIGALAAIENPSKFESLTMIGPSPCYIHDADYVGGFDRADIEALLESLESNQTAWSASMAPAIMGQENGPELSGELEASFCRMDPFLAHHFARVTFLSDNRADLPKVSVRTLILQCKKDVIAGLQVGQYVHQCLPNSQFVLMDATGHCPHMSAPEKVTNALKSFLQAEETALSCI, from the coding sequence ATGAGCGTGCAAAAGCGCAACAATGTAACTGTTGTTGGTTCAGGCGAACGGACATTAATGTTCGCGCATGGCTACGGGTGCGACCAGAGCATGTGGAGACATGTCGTACCGGCGTTCTCAGAGTATCGGGTTGTGCTCTTCGACTATGTCGGATCCGGGAACTCAGATGTTTCCGCGTTCGAACAAACGCGCTATAGCACGCTCAAGGGGTACGCCGCTGACGTTCTTGAGATCATCGACGAGCTCAAGCTGAAGAAGGTGAACTTCGTGGGGCACTCCGTCAGCTCAATGATCGGTGCGCTAGCCGCCATCGAGAACCCATCCAAATTTGAGTCTCTGACTATGATTGGTCCTTCCCCCTGCTATATCCATGACGCGGACTATGTTGGCGGGTTCGATCGAGCGGACATCGAGGCACTTTTGGAATCTCTCGAAAGCAATCAAACCGCATGGTCGGCATCTATGGCTCCCGCCATCATGGGGCAAGAGAACGGCCCAGAACTCTCGGGCGAACTGGAGGCAAGTTTTTGCCGGATGGACCCGTTCCTGGCTCATCATTTCGCACGAGTGACCTTCCTGTCAGATAACCGGGCTGATCTTCCAAAGGTTTCTGTCAGGACGCTCATTCTCCAGTGCAAAAAGGATGTGATTGCCGGACTGCAGGTGGGACAATACGTCCACCAGTGTCTGCCGAACAGCCAATTCGTCCTGATGGATGCGACCGGTCACTGCCCGCACATGAGTGCCCCAGAGAAGGTGACGAACGCCCTAAAGAGCTTTCTTCAAGCGGAAGAAACAGCTCTCAGTTGCATCTAG